A region from the Kribbella shirazensis genome encodes:
- a CDS encoding RraA family protein has translation MLERFAGLTTAHVADACVRAGVPVRTVSVTAVVAGSRVAGRVLPAQHVGSVDVFLEAFESAAEGDVLVVDNGGRRDEACVGDLAALEAAAAGVAGIVIWGLHRDTAEINAIGLPVFSLGALPTGPLRLDPQPADALSTATIGEWTVTRDDVVLADQDGAIFVPADRVDELFVLAETIRDTEHRQAGEIRAGRSLRQQVSFAEYLSKRANDPSLTFRQHLRAVRGAIEE, from the coding sequence ATGCTGGAGCGGTTTGCGGGTTTGACGACGGCACATGTCGCGGATGCGTGTGTGCGCGCCGGCGTTCCGGTGCGTACGGTCTCGGTGACGGCGGTGGTCGCCGGGAGCCGGGTGGCGGGGCGGGTGTTGCCGGCGCAGCATGTGGGCAGTGTGGACGTTTTCCTGGAGGCGTTCGAGTCCGCGGCCGAGGGCGACGTACTGGTGGTGGACAACGGTGGCCGGCGGGACGAGGCGTGTGTCGGAGACCTGGCCGCGTTGGAGGCGGCGGCTGCCGGCGTGGCGGGGATCGTGATCTGGGGCTTGCACCGGGACACGGCCGAGATCAACGCGATCGGGCTGCCGGTGTTCAGCCTCGGCGCGTTGCCGACGGGTCCGTTGCGGCTCGACCCGCAGCCGGCCGATGCGTTGTCCACGGCAACGATCGGCGAGTGGACGGTGACCCGCGACGACGTCGTCCTCGCGGACCAGGACGGCGCGATCTTCGTACCGGCGGATCGTGTGGACGAGCTTTTCGTGCTGGCGGAAACGATCCGCGACACCGAGCACCGGCAGGCCGGCGAGATCCGCGCTGGACGATCGTTGCGTCAACAGGTGAGTTTCGCGGAGTACCTGTCGAAGCGGGCGAACGACCCGTCACTGACCTTCCGGCAGCATCTCCGGGCCGTCCGCGGCGCGATCGAGGAGTGA
- a CDS encoding IS110 family transposase — protein MLFVGDDWAEGHHDLQVEDDQGRVLARGRVDEGIAGMVRFHELVAEFLGDDAGPEEVVIGIETDRGPWVAALLAAGYVVFAVNPKLAARHRESLSLSGAKDDKTDARTLADLVRTRRHQLRPVTADSELADGVKVLARAHQSLIQERTRHLLRLRAALREYFPSALVAYQQGTLTLTGADVLALLAKAPTPAAAAKLTIVQITAALKTAGRRGDLAERAAAVQAALRTEHLGQPEIITAAYAATVGSTVAILQTLNTQIPALQEGVEASFGRHPDVEIYRSQPGLGPILGARVLAEFGDAPGRYADAKARKNYAGTAPITRQSGKLKTVHARFIHNNRLVNAIDLWASAATLHDADVRAYYDQLRGRGLGHHAALRQIGNRLVGILHGCLKTHTLYNPQTAWSHRATTQAA, from the coding sequence GTGTTGTTTGTGGGTGACGACTGGGCCGAAGGGCATCACGACCTGCAGGTCGAGGACGACCAGGGCCGGGTCCTGGCCCGTGGGCGGGTGGACGAGGGCATTGCCGGGATGGTTCGGTTCCACGAGTTGGTGGCGGAGTTCCTGGGCGATGATGCCGGTCCGGAGGAGGTGGTGATCGGGATCGAGACCGATCGCGGGCCGTGGGTGGCCGCGTTGCTGGCGGCGGGGTATGTGGTGTTCGCGGTGAACCCGAAACTTGCTGCCCGGCACCGTGAGAGTTTGTCGTTGTCGGGTGCGAAGGACGACAAGACCGATGCCCGGACGCTGGCCGACCTGGTCCGGACCCGTAGGCATCAACTGCGGCCGGTCACGGCCGATTCCGAGCTGGCCGACGGGGTCAAGGTGCTCGCCCGGGCGCATCAGTCGCTGATCCAGGAGCGGACCCGGCACCTGCTGCGGCTGCGGGCCGCGCTGCGGGAGTACTTCCCGTCCGCGCTGGTTGCCTACCAGCAAGGGACGTTGACGCTGACCGGTGCCGACGTGCTGGCGTTACTGGCCAAGGCCCCCACCCCGGCAGCGGCGGCGAAACTGACGATCGTCCAGATCACCGCGGCGTTGAAGACCGCCGGGCGGCGAGGCGACCTGGCCGAACGGGCCGCGGCGGTGCAGGCCGCGCTGCGCACCGAGCATCTCGGCCAGCCCGAGATCATCACCGCCGCCTACGCGGCCACGGTCGGCTCCACGGTCGCGATCCTGCAGACCCTGAACACCCAGATCCCTGCCCTGCAGGAAGGGGTCGAGGCCTCTTTTGGCCGGCACCCGGACGTTGAGATCTACCGCAGCCAGCCCGGCCTCGGACCGATCCTCGGCGCCCGGGTGCTCGCAGAGTTCGGCGACGCCCCCGGCCGCTACGCCGACGCCAAAGCCCGCAAGAACTACGCCGGCACCGCACCCATCACCCGCCAATCCGGCAAACTGAAAACCGTCCACGCCCGGTTCATCCACAACAACCGGCTCGTCAACGCCATCGACCTGTGGGCCAGCGCCGCCACCCTGCACGACGCCGATGTCCGCGCCTACTACGACCAACTCCGCGGCCGCGGCCTCGGCCACCACGCCGCGCTACGCCAGATCGGCAACCGGCTCGTCGGCATCCTCCACGGCTGCCTCAAAACCCACACCCTCTACAACCCCCAAACCGCCTGGTCACACCGCGCCACAACCCAAGCCGCTTGA
- a CDS encoding MarR family winged helix-turn-helix transcriptional regulator, with the protein MTTTAARDTDLASALVQTMHRLQDVHAETSRPLGLTPQQAHLLCVLIGGPLGMTELSRMLSIERSSLTSMVDRLERRSLVARIPTPGDRRACRIELTGAGLDLAHEAHNAVVNRIESMTADLSAGSRSTLLTALQAILDKS; encoded by the coding sequence ATGACGACGACGGCTGCCCGGGACACCGACCTCGCGAGCGCGCTGGTGCAGACCATGCACCGCCTGCAGGACGTGCACGCCGAGACGAGCCGGCCGCTCGGCCTCACCCCGCAGCAGGCGCACCTGCTCTGCGTGCTGATCGGCGGCCCGCTCGGCATGACCGAGCTGAGCCGGATGCTGAGCATCGAGCGGTCCAGCCTGACCAGCATGGTCGACCGGCTGGAACGCCGCTCCCTCGTCGCCCGGATCCCCACGCCCGGCGACCGCCGCGCCTGCCGCATCGAGCTGACCGGCGCCGGCCTGGACCTGGCGCACGAGGCTCACAACGCCGTCGTCAACCGCATCGAGTCCATGACCGCGGACCTGTCCGCCGGCTCGCGGTCGACCCTGCTCACCGCACTACAGGCGATCCTCGACAAGAGCTAG
- a CDS encoding class I SAM-dependent methyltransferase produces the protein MNNVYTHGHHESVLRSHRWRTAENSAGYLLPHLRPGMSLLDVGAGPGTITADLARLIEPGRTTALEANEPALDITRKAFEEHDVDVQFVVGDVHALDLPDDTYDVVHAHQVLQHVADPVQALREMRRVCKPGGIVAVRDSDYHGFVWYPELPELDEWMDLYQRMARANSGEPDAGRRLLSWALAAGFENVDATTSTWAFTSPEDREFWGGMWADRILESALADQARAAGVPEQKLEAISQAWRTWTTTPDACISVLHGELLCRA, from the coding sequence ATGAACAACGTGTACACGCACGGCCATCACGAATCGGTCCTGCGGTCGCACCGGTGGCGGACCGCGGAGAACTCGGCCGGGTACCTGCTTCCGCACCTGCGTCCCGGGATGTCGTTGCTCGACGTCGGCGCCGGTCCCGGAACGATCACCGCCGACCTCGCCCGTCTGATCGAGCCCGGGCGGACGACCGCCCTCGAGGCGAACGAGCCGGCACTCGACATCACCCGGAAAGCGTTTGAGGAACACGATGTCGACGTGCAGTTCGTCGTCGGTGACGTCCATGCGCTGGACCTTCCGGACGACACGTACGACGTCGTCCATGCCCATCAGGTTCTGCAGCACGTCGCGGATCCGGTGCAGGCGCTGCGGGAGATGCGCCGCGTCTGCAAGCCCGGCGGAATCGTTGCCGTCCGCGACTCGGACTACCACGGATTCGTCTGGTACCCGGAGCTTCCCGAGCTGGACGAGTGGATGGACTTGTACCAGCGGATGGCACGCGCCAACAGCGGTGAACCGGACGCGGGCCGCCGCCTGCTGTCGTGGGCGCTCGCGGCCGGTTTCGAGAACGTCGACGCGACCACGTCCACCTGGGCGTTCACAAGCCCGGAGGACCGTGAATTCTGGGGCGGCATGTGGGCGGACCGCATCCTCGAGTCAGCGCTCGCGGATCAGGCACGTGCCGCCGGCGTACCAGAGCAGAAACTCGAAGCGATCTCGCAGGCGTGGCGGACCTGGACGACCACACCGGACGCCTGCATTTCCGTCCTGCACGGCGAACTACTGTGCCGGGCGTGA
- a CDS encoding LLM class flavin-dependent oxidoreductase — translation MNVQFGYGSPDSVRDVAAIVRLAQRADRDGLDHVSLADHPYVPDMLDGYAAISFLLGRTERLSAFVNVTNLPLRPAPVLARTATSLSALSGGRFVLGLGAGGAWDRITTMGVPELRPAEAVAAFEEAMQLVHSMSDGGTPAPTKHYPIGALRPAAVPAPPIWTGSNGPKSLAATGRHADGWIPGHAADWLSDRYRWSRPIIDEAALAVGRKPSDVGTIYNFPGAITATPLRRTRDEDGRWIGGSPSQWIEELTDAILNHDATGFTLFPRGNEPFDVQLARWSQEVVPAVRAATS, via the coding sequence ATGAACGTGCAGTTCGGCTACGGGTCGCCGGACTCGGTCCGCGACGTCGCCGCGATCGTGCGGCTCGCGCAACGGGCGGACCGGGACGGTCTCGACCACGTCAGCCTCGCGGACCATCCGTACGTCCCGGACATGCTCGACGGGTACGCCGCGATCTCGTTCCTGCTCGGCCGCACCGAGCGCTTGTCGGCGTTCGTCAACGTGACGAACCTGCCACTGCGTCCCGCGCCGGTCCTCGCCCGGACGGCGACCTCGCTGTCGGCCCTGTCCGGCGGGCGGTTCGTGCTCGGCCTCGGTGCCGGCGGCGCCTGGGACCGGATCACCACGATGGGCGTGCCGGAACTGCGTCCGGCCGAGGCGGTCGCGGCGTTCGAGGAGGCGATGCAGCTCGTGCACTCGATGTCCGACGGCGGTACGCCGGCGCCGACGAAGCACTACCCGATCGGCGCGCTCCGCCCAGCCGCCGTCCCCGCGCCGCCGATCTGGACCGGCTCGAACGGCCCGAAATCGCTGGCCGCGACCGGCCGGCACGCCGACGGCTGGATCCCAGGCCACGCCGCCGACTGGCTGAGTGACCGGTACCGCTGGTCCCGCCCGATTATCGACGAAGCCGCGCTCGCGGTCGGACGGAAACCGTCGGACGTCGGCACCATCTACAACTTTCCGGGCGCGATCACCGCGACCCCGCTGCGCCGTACCCGCGACGAGGACGGCCGCTGGATCGGCGGCTCGCCGTCCCAATGGATCGAGGAACTGACCGACGCCATCCTGAACCACGACGCCACCGGCTTCACGCTGTTCCCCCGCGGCAACGAGCCGTTCGACGTCCAGCTCGCGCGCTGGTCCCAGGAAGTCGTTCCCGCCGTCCGCGCCGCGACCAGCTGA
- a CDS encoding PQQ-binding-like beta-propeller repeat protein — protein sequence MAGLRELWSDVVPDAEALGDDLVRRYGEKWRVAYRERYLIDVLGALESLEQLCTDPVAVRLAAWFHRAEHAKRNTAREDAEASAQLAEELLPRYGVNPVRTAEVARLVRLTGGDPPPTTPGTRPEEAAGGNGDVLLDAVGAVVAGPRYSTFASEVRRDSRFDAKVRQEEIRAMLASERIYRTDLAHERYEAAARANLEAELGLLEQLTPSIWRGWQRAGLAMLAVPTALVAFAAAAVSIGLPWRLPALKSDPKWQAILMAALAAAAVAVLWWAVRRTDRKARTVTAGPVAIGLVSLVVILFHIPPENGVAGVGQRVPLLVITAVLLVLASIAAFFATRFSSGIPVNRGQMLAGTGAVVVVVLATVLVIYPIQRNYLLAANELLDDQHQPAGPAVSSVVDGATLWTRPSRLYRAETEATAHGIATAAGRGTVEMIDPATGKTRWRYLRADTDDEPNLKALDGGHQLLLRYDDRAPIVLDAATGKRTAGWPDRTRDNDIEHADPLVTGKTVSKGSDKLYGTNVDGSNRWTYEPGRCTSMSATATPSMAVVDLGRSCGDTPDQLVGLDLKNGKQRWIRDGSLGDLMAVGDLVVGHDDGDGKPGQVIAVDPRSGDVRWRSEIPREWTCPLRMERTADRVVLLSCPSEALRSTQTVVRFLDAATGATVSTAQVSTPSGLRYVVTTDGRIFVPHPENNVCRIAKVTAAAVEYVELARPIDCRRGVDAAGNLLLVRSRDSLIALR from the coding sequence GTGGCTGGACTTCGGGAGTTGTGGAGCGATGTGGTCCCGGACGCGGAGGCGCTCGGGGACGACTTGGTACGGCGGTACGGCGAGAAGTGGCGGGTCGCGTACCGGGAGCGATATCTGATCGACGTGCTCGGCGCTCTGGAGTCGCTGGAGCAGCTGTGTACGGATCCGGTCGCGGTGCGACTGGCCGCTTGGTTCCATCGGGCCGAGCACGCGAAGCGGAACACGGCGCGGGAGGATGCCGAGGCGTCGGCGCAGCTGGCGGAGGAGCTGCTGCCGAGGTACGGCGTGAATCCGGTCCGGACCGCGGAGGTCGCTCGGCTGGTCCGGCTCACCGGCGGCGATCCGCCACCGACAACGCCCGGCACGCGGCCCGAAGAGGCGGCGGGGGGTAATGGGGATGTGTTGCTGGATGCGGTCGGGGCCGTGGTGGCGGGGCCGCGGTACTCGACGTTCGCGTCCGAGGTCCGGCGGGACAGCCGGTTCGATGCCAAGGTGCGGCAGGAGGAGATCCGGGCGATGCTGGCGTCGGAGCGGATCTATCGCACCGACCTCGCTCACGAGCGGTACGAGGCAGCGGCCCGTGCGAACCTTGAGGCCGAGCTGGGCCTGCTGGAGCAGCTGACGCCGTCGATCTGGCGTGGTTGGCAGCGCGCCGGGCTCGCGATGCTCGCGGTGCCGACCGCCTTGGTGGCGTTCGCGGCAGCTGCCGTGTCGATCGGGCTGCCGTGGCGACTCCCAGCGCTCAAGAGCGACCCGAAGTGGCAGGCGATCCTCATGGCAGCGCTGGCCGCGGCGGCGGTCGCGGTCCTCTGGTGGGCCGTACGCCGTACCGATCGGAAGGCGCGCACTGTGACCGCGGGCCCGGTCGCGATCGGCCTCGTCAGCCTGGTGGTCATCCTGTTCCACATCCCGCCGGAAAACGGTGTCGCGGGTGTCGGACAACGTGTTCCGCTGCTGGTCATCACCGCGGTTCTGCTCGTCCTGGCGAGCATCGCGGCGTTCTTCGCCACACGCTTCAGCTCCGGCATCCCCGTGAACCGCGGCCAGATGCTCGCGGGCACCGGCGCCGTCGTCGTGGTGGTTCTCGCGACCGTACTCGTCATCTATCCGATCCAGCGCAACTACCTGCTCGCAGCGAACGAGCTCCTCGACGACCAGCATCAACCGGCCGGTCCGGCCGTGAGCTCGGTGGTGGACGGCGCCACGCTCTGGACCAGGCCGAGCAGGCTCTATCGCGCCGAGACCGAGGCGACCGCGCACGGAATCGCGACCGCAGCCGGCCGCGGCACCGTGGAGATGATCGACCCGGCGACCGGCAAGACCCGCTGGCGCTACCTCCGCGCCGACACCGATGACGAGCCGAATCTGAAGGCGCTCGACGGCGGCCACCAACTGCTCCTGAGGTACGACGACCGCGCGCCGATCGTCCTCGACGCCGCCACCGGGAAACGTACTGCGGGCTGGCCCGACCGCACTCGCGACAACGACATCGAGCACGCCGACCCGCTGGTCACCGGAAAGACGGTCAGCAAGGGGTCCGACAAGCTGTACGGCACGAACGTCGACGGTTCCAACCGCTGGACGTACGAGCCGGGCCGCTGTACCAGCATGAGCGCGACCGCCACTCCGAGCATGGCCGTCGTAGACCTCGGCCGCAGCTGCGGCGACACCCCCGACCAGCTCGTCGGACTCGACCTGAAGAACGGTAAGCAGCGCTGGATCCGCGACGGCTCGCTCGGCGATCTGATGGCGGTCGGCGACCTGGTCGTCGGCCACGACGACGGCGACGGAAAACCCGGGCAGGTGATCGCAGTCGATCCGCGTTCCGGCGACGTACGGTGGCGTTCCGAGATTCCGCGGGAGTGGACCTGTCCGCTCCGGATGGAGCGCACCGCCGACCGCGTGGTACTGCTCAGTTGCCCGAGCGAGGCACTGCGATCCACGCAGACCGTCGTGCGGTTCCTCGACGCAGCCACCGGCGCGACCGTCTCGACCGCGCAGGTGAGTACGCCGTCGGGACTTCGGTACGTCGTGACGACGGACGGCCGGATCTTCGTGCCGCACCCGGAGAACAACGTTTGCCGGATCGCGAAGGTGACCGCCGCCGCCGTCGAGTACGTCGAACTCGCTCGGCCCATCGACTGCCGCCGGGGCGTCGACGCCGCCGGGAACCTCCTCCTGGTCCGCAGCCGGGACTCGCTGATCGCCCTGCGATGA
- a CDS encoding carboxymuconolactone decarboxylase family protein → MDARLNLFGNPLAGRSLKHIIAAGKVLADSTLPAATRELVLLRASQINGCGVCVDMHAKNAAHAGETSTRLNMVAAWREATVFTDAERIALELTEQGTRIADAAGGVTDEVWATAAKHYDEDELAALVSLIALINAINRVNVITQQPAGAYQPGQPGQHG, encoded by the coding sequence ATGGATGCCCGCTTGAATCTCTTCGGGAACCCGCTTGCAGGCAGGTCCCTGAAGCACATCATCGCAGCGGGCAAGGTGCTCGCGGACTCGACGCTGCCAGCCGCGACGCGGGAACTGGTGCTGCTCCGCGCGAGTCAGATCAATGGCTGCGGTGTCTGTGTCGATATGCACGCCAAGAACGCTGCACACGCCGGGGAGACCTCCACCCGCCTCAACATGGTCGCGGCCTGGCGGGAAGCCACGGTGTTCACCGATGCCGAACGCATCGCCCTGGAACTGACCGAGCAGGGCACCCGCATCGCCGACGCGGCCGGCGGCGTCACCGACGAGGTCTGGGCGACTGCTGCCAAGCACTACGACGAGGACGAGCTCGCGGCGTTGGTGTCTCTCATCGCCCTCATCAACGCCATCAACCGCGTGAACGTCATCACTCAGCAGCCCGCCGGGGCCTACCAGCCCGGCCAGCCCGGCCAGCACGGATAA
- a CDS encoding AAA family ATPase, translating into MQAKPMLVVVSGPPGTGKTTLAHRIAAAIGCPAICRDEIKEGMAHATPGFVPGPGDPLTMRTLSTFFDVIGLLVGRGTTVVAEAAFQDRLWNPGLSPLLARADLRIVHCTVPAEVALARITARTTTDPRRAAHEDTQISADARLRTHNAFQPVDLPVPSLVVDTSGEPDLDEILRFLSRE; encoded by the coding sequence GTGCAGGCGAAACCGATGCTGGTCGTGGTGAGTGGTCCGCCGGGGACCGGGAAGACGACGCTGGCGCACCGCATCGCGGCCGCGATCGGCTGCCCGGCGATCTGCCGGGACGAGATCAAGGAAGGCATGGCGCACGCGACCCCGGGGTTCGTGCCAGGGCCTGGCGACCCGCTGACGATGCGGACGCTGTCGACGTTCTTCGACGTGATCGGACTGCTGGTCGGCCGCGGTACGACGGTGGTCGCGGAGGCGGCGTTCCAGGACCGGCTGTGGAACCCCGGACTGAGCCCGCTGCTCGCTCGCGCCGACCTCCGGATCGTGCACTGCACCGTGCCGGCCGAGGTCGCGCTCGCGCGGATCACCGCCCGGACGACCACCGATCCGCGCCGGGCCGCGCACGAGGACACACAGATCAGTGCGGATGCCCGGCTACGGACCCACAACGCCTTCCAACCGGTCGATCTGCCGGTCCCCTCGCTGGTCGTGGACACCAGCGGCGAGCCTGACCTGGACGAGATCCTGCGGTTTCTGTCGCGGGAGTGA
- a CDS encoding DoxX family protein produces the protein MNLALWICAGLLAAVLLIGGVGKLIVPQQKMATMHNAGWTADVSAGFLKSLGAIEVLGAMGLVLPAVTDIAPVLVPVAAIGVVLLMVGAMLTHLRRHEAKAVVGTLVYLALAAFVAWGRFGPESFIG, from the coding sequence ATGAACCTCGCCCTGTGGATCTGCGCCGGACTGCTGGCAGCTGTCCTCCTCATCGGCGGCGTCGGCAAGCTGATCGTGCCCCAGCAGAAGATGGCCACCATGCACAACGCGGGATGGACCGCGGACGTCAGCGCCGGGTTCCTCAAGAGCCTCGGGGCCATCGAAGTCCTCGGGGCGATGGGCCTTGTCCTGCCCGCCGTGACCGACATCGCGCCGGTGCTGGTGCCGGTGGCTGCCATCGGTGTGGTGTTGCTCATGGTCGGCGCGATGTTGACGCACCTCCGCCGTCACGAGGCCAAGGCAGTTGTGGGAACCCTGGTCTATCTCGCCCTGGCCGCCTTCGTGGCATGGGGCCGCTTCGGCCCCGAGTCCTTCATCGGCTGA
- a CDS encoding RNA methyltransferase: protein MQRISSRNARFQVWQASLTNRTKRQRSGEFLVQGVRPISVAVDNGWPVRTLITDASRPLSRWASELLQRLPGVERVAMAPELLAELGEKEDPELIAVLELPADNLDRIAVGPDFLGVVFDRPTGPGNIGSIIRSADAFGADGVIVTGHAADVYDPKSVRATTGSLFAVPAVRAPSHREVLGWVRRSSTPIVVVGTDEHGSTAVYDFDFTQPVLLLIGNETAGLSTAWKEAADHLVRIPITGSASSLNAANAATAVLYEISRQRSRPAQ from the coding sequence GTGCAGCGGATCTCGTCGCGGAACGCCCGGTTCCAGGTGTGGCAGGCGTCATTGACCAATCGCACCAAGCGGCAGCGGTCGGGCGAGTTCCTGGTCCAGGGCGTGCGGCCGATTTCGGTTGCCGTGGACAACGGTTGGCCGGTGCGCACGCTCATCACCGATGCGTCGCGGCCCTTGTCGCGGTGGGCTTCCGAGTTGCTGCAGCGGCTCCCCGGCGTCGAGCGGGTCGCGATGGCGCCGGAGTTGCTGGCCGAGCTCGGTGAGAAGGAAGACCCCGAGCTCATCGCCGTACTGGAACTGCCGGCCGACAACCTCGACCGGATCGCTGTCGGGCCGGACTTCCTCGGTGTGGTGTTCGACCGGCCGACCGGGCCCGGGAACATCGGCTCGATCATCCGGTCCGCCGACGCGTTCGGCGCCGACGGCGTGATCGTGACCGGGCACGCAGCCGACGTCTACGATCCGAAATCGGTGCGCGCGACGACGGGATCGCTGTTCGCGGTTCCCGCCGTCCGCGCGCCCTCGCATCGCGAGGTCCTCGGCTGGGTACGACGGTCCTCGACGCCGATCGTTGTGGTCGGCACCGATGAACACGGGTCGACCGCTGTCTACGACTTCGACTTCACGCAGCCCGTTCTGCTGCTGATCGGCAATGAGACCGCGGGCCTGAGTACGGCGTGGAAGGAAGCGGCCGATCACCTGGTCCGGATCCCGATCACCGGGTCCGCCAGCTCGCTCAACGCCGCCAACGCCGCGACCGCGGTCCTCTACGAGATCTCCCGCCAGCGGTCACGCCCGGCACAGTAG
- the sigJ gene encoding RNA polymerase sigma factor SigJ: MSSAGSGGTRADGTDPGPGSADEMDAARYRPLLFSIAYGMTGSVGDAEDMVQDAFLGLARARQAGTTIAAPKAYLTTAVTRLGINYMGSARVRREMYVGDWLPEPVVVPADGSGPAEHVELTDSLSMAFLVLLEALSPVERAVFVLREVFGYGYPDVAMMTGKTEVNCRQIFARARQRIAAERQVTADPPPPRLRAEGEELARRFFEAAAGGDMAALLSMLAPDVVFHGDGGGKVQVFGKLLAGRERVTRLLVGVFRRSLALSISLQPAWVNGRPGAVRYDAQGRVVSVLELDVVDGVIQAIRSVSNPDKLGHLGPVSDIGLL, encoded by the coding sequence ATGAGCTCGGCTGGGAGCGGCGGTACGCGAGCCGACGGGACGGACCCCGGGCCTGGGTCAGCGGATGAGATGGACGCGGCCAGGTACCGGCCGCTGCTGTTTTCCATCGCCTACGGGATGACCGGATCTGTGGGCGACGCCGAGGACATGGTGCAGGACGCCTTCCTCGGCCTGGCCCGGGCACGTCAGGCGGGAACCACGATCGCCGCTCCGAAGGCGTACCTGACGACGGCGGTGACCCGGCTGGGAATCAACTACATGGGTTCGGCGCGGGTGCGGCGGGAGATGTACGTCGGGGACTGGCTGCCCGAGCCGGTTGTCGTGCCCGCCGACGGGTCGGGGCCGGCCGAGCACGTCGAGCTGACCGACTCGCTGTCCATGGCGTTCCTGGTGCTGCTGGAGGCCCTCTCGCCTGTGGAGCGGGCAGTGTTCGTGCTGCGTGAGGTGTTCGGGTACGGCTACCCGGATGTGGCGATGATGACCGGAAAGACCGAAGTGAACTGCCGGCAGATCTTCGCGCGCGCCAGGCAACGTATCGCCGCCGAGAGGCAGGTAACTGCCGACCCGCCGCCTCCGAGGCTGCGGGCGGAAGGCGAGGAGCTCGCCCGCAGGTTCTTCGAGGCCGCCGCGGGCGGCGACATGGCCGCGCTTCTCAGCATGCTTGCGCCCGACGTGGTCTTCCATGGGGACGGTGGCGGCAAGGTGCAGGTGTTCGGGAAGCTGCTGGCCGGGCGCGAGCGCGTCACGCGGCTACTCGTCGGCGTGTTCCGCCGGAGCCTGGCGCTGAGCATCTCCCTCCAGCCGGCCTGGGTCAACGGCCGGCCGGGCGCCGTAAGGTACGACGCCCAAGGGCGCGTGGTCAGCGTACTTGAGCTCGACGTCGTCGACGGCGTGATCCAGGCAATTCGCTCGGTGTCCAATCCCGACAAACTTGGTCACCTTGGACCAGTGTCGGACATCGGGCTGTTGTGA
- a CDS encoding YciI family protein: MTLYFVYGRDRAGGGDVKAQLTEEHWAFMDRYADGLIARGPTLTDDREASTGSLHVVDLPSEEALHTFVYDEPYYLGGAFETVEVYRFESHLGRTMWEFATPVDTYGRYLVLTKDAARPLTSDHLILYGDLLTDGSHSGRAALLEAPSAEAAAALIQSENAEVHPWEFGGRR, translated from the coding sequence GTGACGTTGTACTTCGTCTACGGCCGCGACCGTGCGGGCGGAGGTGACGTGAAGGCCCAGCTGACCGAGGAGCACTGGGCCTTCATGGATCGGTATGCCGACGGGCTGATCGCGCGTGGCCCGACCCTTACCGACGACCGTGAAGCGTCCACCGGCAGCCTGCACGTCGTCGACCTCCCGTCCGAGGAGGCGCTCCACACCTTCGTGTACGACGAGCCGTACTACCTCGGCGGCGCGTTCGAGACCGTCGAGGTGTACCGCTTCGAGAGTCATCTCGGTCGCACGATGTGGGAGTTCGCGACCCCGGTCGACACGTACGGCCGCTACCTAGTTCTCACCAAGGACGCCGCGCGCCCACTCACCTCGGACCACCTGATCCTGTACGGCGACCTGCTCACCGACGGCTCGCACAGCGGGCGGGCGGCCCTGCTGGAGGCCCCGTCCGCGGAAGCCGCGGCCGCACTGATCCAGTCGGAGAACGCCGAAGTACACCCCTGGGAGTTCGGCGGCCGGCGTTAG
- a CDS encoding YajQ family cyclic di-GMP-binding protein: MASESSFDIVNKVDHQEVDNAVNQAAKEISQRFDFKNVDAGIKWSGETIDMQANTEERVNAVLDVFKDKLVKRQISLKGLEADEPKLSGKVYKINASINAGITQENAKKLSKLIRDEAPKGVKAQIQGDELRVSSKSRDDLQAVQSLIKSQDLDFAVQFVNYR, translated from the coding sequence ATGGCTTCGGAGTCCTCCTTCGACATCGTGAACAAGGTCGATCACCAGGAGGTGGACAACGCCGTCAACCAGGCGGCGAAGGAGATCAGCCAGCGGTTCGACTTCAAGAACGTGGACGCCGGGATCAAGTGGTCCGGCGAGACGATCGACATGCAGGCGAACACCGAGGAGCGGGTGAACGCGGTGCTCGACGTGTTCAAGGACAAGCTGGTCAAGCGGCAGATCTCGCTCAAGGGGCTGGAGGCGGACGAGCCGAAGCTGTCCGGGAAGGTCTACAAGATCAACGCCTCGATCAACGCCGGCATCACGCAGGAGAACGCGAAGAAGCTGTCCAAACTGATCCGCGACGAGGCCCCGAAGGGCGTCAAGGCGCAGATCCAGGGTGACGAGCTCCGCGTCTCCAGCAAGAGCCGCGACGACCTCCAGGCCGTCCAGTCCCTGATCAAGAGCCAGGACCTCGACTTCGCCGTCCAGTTCGTCAACTACCGCTGA